In Callospermophilus lateralis isolate mCalLat2 chromosome 10, mCalLat2.hap1, whole genome shotgun sequence, a single genomic region encodes these proteins:
- the Slc25a20 gene encoding mitochondrial carnitine/acylcarnitine carrier protein, which yields MADEPKTISPLKNFVAGGFGGVCLVFVGHPLDTVKVRLQTQPPSLPGQPPMYSGTIDCFRKTLIREGITGLYRGMAAPIIGVTPMFAVCFFGFGLGKKLQQKSPEDVLSYPQLFAAGMLSGVFTTGIMTPGERIKCLLQIQASSGETKYTGTLDCAKKIYQEFGIRGIYKGTVLTLMRDVPASGMYFMTYEWLKNILTPEGKSVSELSAPRILVAGGIAGIFNWAVAIPPDVLKSRFQTAPPGKYPNGFRDVLRELIRDEGITSLYKGFNAVMIRAFPANAACFLGFEVAMKFLNWVAPNL from the exons ATGGCAGACGAGCCAAAGACTATCAGCCCGCTCAAGAACTTTGTGGCTGGCGGCTTTGGCGGCGTGTGTCTGGTGTTCGTGGGGCATCCTCTGGACACCGTCAAG GTCCGACTGCAGACACAGCCACCAAGTTTGCCTGGGCAGCCACCTATGTACTCTGGGACCATTGACTGCTTCCGGAAGACTCTTATTAGAGAG GGCATCACGGGGCTATACCGGGGCATGGCTGCCCCTATCATCGGGGTCACCCCTATGTTTGCTGTATGCTTCTTTGGGTTTGGTTTGGGGAAGAAACTACAACAgaagtcaccagaggatgtactcAG CTACCCTCAATTATTTGCAGCTGGGATGTTATCTGGTGTGTTCACTACAGGaattatgacccctggagaacggATCAAGTGCTTATTACAG ATTCAGGCTTCTTCAGGGGAAACCAAATATACTGGTACCTTGGACTGTGCAAAGAAGATATACCAGGAGTTTGGGATCCGAGGCATCTACAAAGGGACTGTGCTTACCCTCATGCGAG ATGTTCCAGCCAGTGGAATGTATTTCATGACATATGAATGGCTGAAAAACATTTTGACTCCAGAGGGAAAGAG TGTCAGTGAACTCAGTGCACCTCGGATCCTGGTGGCTGGGGGCATTGCAGGGATCTTCAACTGGGCTGTAGCAATCCCCCCAGATGTGCTCAAGTCCCGCTTCCAGACTG CACCTCCAGGAAAATATCCTAATGGTTTCAGAGATGTACTGAGAGAGCTGATCCGGGATGAAGGAATCACATCCTTGTATAAAGGGTTCAATGCAGTGATGATCCGAGCCTTCCCAGCCAATGCA GCTTGTTTCCTTGGCTTTGAAGTTGCCATGAAGTTCCTTAACTGGGTGGCCCCCAACTTGTGA